From Salipiger profundus, a single genomic window includes:
- the trhA gene encoding PAQR family membrane homeostasis protein TrhA, producing the protein MTRHILSHSLPEHIADGIVLVLGVCFAVGAVSALFVWATLAAAPGAVWPLVPYAAGLIGSFSFSAAYNLTLHAPTRAVLRRFDHAAIYLLISGTYTPMALLGIGGTAGIALTAASWTISAIGITLKLTSIHRWARLGFALYLAQGWLGGLTAWPFLTNLTPEALTLLVAGGLAYTVGTIFHHSTRIPYARAIWHGHVLAAAVSHYAAIILVAR; encoded by the coding sequence ATGACCCGCCACATTCTCTCACATTCCCTTCCAGAGCATATCGCCGACGGCATCGTGCTCGTGCTGGGGGTCTGTTTCGCGGTGGGGGCGGTCTCGGCGCTCTTCGTCTGGGCCACGCTTGCCGCCGCGCCCGGCGCGGTCTGGCCCCTCGTGCCCTACGCGGCGGGACTGATCGGCAGCTTTTCCTTCTCGGCGGCCTACAACCTGACCCTTCACGCGCCGACGCGGGCGGTGCTGCGCCGCTTCGATCACGCGGCCATCTACCTGCTGATCTCGGGCACCTACACGCCGATGGCGCTGCTCGGCATCGGCGGCACCGCCGGCATCGCGCTCACCGCCGCCTCATGGACGATCTCCGCCATCGGCATCACGCTGAAGCTCACCTCGATCCACCGCTGGGCGCGGCTTGGCTTCGCGCTCTACCTCGCGCAGGGCTGGCTGGGCGGGCTCACCGCCTGGCCCTTCCTCACCAACCTCACGCCCGAGGCGCTGACCCTGCTGGTGGCCGGCGGCCTCGCCTACACGGTGGGCACGATCTTCCACCACTCGACGCGCATCCCCTACGCCCGCGCCATCTGGCACGGCCACGTGCTCGCCGCCGCGGTCAGCCACTACGCCGCGATCATCCTCGTCGCCCGCTGA
- a CDS encoding PaaI family thioesterase, with protein MSRSRPEPMQVVKQRRDAALAALAGRVPYIRFLNIGFDRRGDELTGVLNFDEKLIGNPQLPALHGGVTAAFLEVTSIITLSWGLLWEDVETGTLTLEELEAGALPRLPKTIDFTVDYLRSGLPRDAYARAHVTRSGRRYASVRAEAWQDNHNRPIAQAHAHFLMPRKEA; from the coding sequence ATGAGCCGGTCCCGCCCCGAGCCGATGCAGGTGGTCAAGCAGCGCCGCGACGCCGCGCTCGCGGCGCTGGCCGGACGGGTGCCCTACATCCGCTTCCTGAACATCGGCTTCGACCGCCGCGGCGACGAGCTGACCGGCGTGCTGAACTTCGACGAGAAGCTCATCGGCAACCCGCAACTGCCGGCGCTGCACGGCGGCGTCACCGCCGCGTTCCTCGAGGTCACCTCGATCATCACCCTGAGCTGGGGCCTGCTCTGGGAAGACGTCGAGACCGGGACCCTCACCCTCGAGGAACTCGAGGCCGGCGCGCTTCCGCGCCTGCCCAAGACCATCGACTTTACCGTGGACTACCTGCGCTCGGGGCTGCCGCGCGACGCCTACGCCCGCGCCCATGTCACCCGCTCGGGCCGACGCTACGCCAGCGTTCGCGCCGAGGCCTGGCAGGACAACCACAACCGTCCCATCGCGCAGGCCCACGCGCATTTCCTGATGCCCCGCAAGGAAGCCTGA
- a CDS encoding MerR family transcriptional regulator, which yields MSDTRRLSFKEMCEAFEVTPRTLRYYEYIELLAPDREGRSRFYGPREVARMKLIMRGRKFGFQLEDIRQWLEMRDSDGTEAQMRTWVEMADRQLLELAEQRRQLDEAMEELRSLRDETAKTLAP from the coding sequence ATGAGCGACACCCGCCGTCTCAGCTTCAAGGAAATGTGCGAGGCCTTCGAGGTCACGCCGCGCACCCTGCGCTACTACGAATATATCGAGCTGCTCGCACCGGATCGCGAGGGACGCTCGCGGTTCTACGGTCCGCGCGAGGTCGCCCGCATGAAGCTCATCATGCGCGGGCGCAAGTTCGGCTTCCAGCTCGAGGACATCCGACAGTGGCTGGAGATGCGCGACAGCGACGGGACCGAGGCGCAGATGCGCACCTGGGTGGAGATGGCGGACCGTCAGCTCCTGGAGCTCGCCGAGCAACGCCGCCAACTCGACGAGGCGATGGAGGAGCTCCGGAGCCTCCGGGACGAGACCGCGAAGACGCTGGCCCCCTGA
- a CDS encoding acyl-CoA dehydrogenase, giving the protein MADAPALRPKDNPALAGFSWEDPFLFDAQLEEDERMIAESARAFAQDKLMPRVEHAYMDEQTDPEIFAEMGAQGLLGVTVPEQYGGIGAGYVSYGLVAREIERVDSGYRSMMSVQSSLVMYPIYAYGSEAQRQKYLPKLASGEWIGCFGLTEPDAGSDPAGMKTRAVKTEGGYRLKGAKMWISNSPLADVFVVWAKSEAHGGKIRGFVLEKGMKGLSAPKIGGKLSLRASITGEIVMDDVEVGEDALLPNVEGLKGPFGCLNRARYGIAWGVMGAAEFCWMQARQYGLDRKQFDKPIAGTQLFQKKLADMQTEIALGLQAALRVGRLMDGAQAAPEMISLIKRNNCGKALDIARMARDMHGGNGIQIEYGVMRHAANLETVNTYEGTHDVHALILGRAQTGIQAFF; this is encoded by the coding sequence ATGGCCGACGCCCCCGCTCTTCGCCCCAAGGACAACCCCGCGCTCGCGGGTTTCTCGTGGGAGGATCCGTTCCTCTTCGACGCGCAGCTCGAGGAAGACGAGCGCATGATCGCCGAGAGCGCCCGCGCCTTCGCGCAGGACAAGCTCATGCCCCGGGTCGAGCACGCCTACATGGACGAGCAGACCGACCCGGAGATCTTCGCCGAGATGGGCGCGCAGGGGCTGCTGGGGGTCACGGTGCCCGAGCAATATGGCGGCATCGGCGCGGGCTACGTGAGCTACGGGCTTGTCGCGCGCGAGATCGAGCGGGTCGACAGTGGCTACCGCTCGATGATGTCGGTGCAGTCGAGCCTCGTGATGTATCCGATCTATGCCTACGGCTCCGAGGCGCAGCGGCAGAAATACCTGCCGAAACTCGCGAGCGGCGAATGGATCGGCTGCTTCGGCCTGACCGAGCCCGACGCCGGCTCGGACCCGGCGGGCATGAAGACCCGCGCGGTGAAGACCGAGGGCGGCTACCGGCTCAAGGGTGCGAAGATGTGGATCTCGAACAGCCCGCTGGCGGATGTCTTCGTGGTCTGGGCGAAGTCCGAGGCGCATGGCGGCAAGATCCGCGGCTTCGTGCTCGAGAAGGGCATGAAGGGGCTGTCGGCGCCGAAGATCGGCGGCAAGCTGAGCCTGCGCGCGAGCATCACCGGCGAGATCGTCATGGATGACGTCGAGGTCGGCGAGGATGCGCTGCTGCCGAACGTCGAGGGGCTCAAGGGGCCGTTCGGCTGCCTCAACCGCGCGCGCTACGGCATCGCATGGGGCGTGATGGGCGCGGCCGAGTTCTGCTGGATGCAGGCGCGGCAATACGGGCTCGATCGCAAGCAGTTCGACAAGCCGATCGCCGGGACGCAGCTGTTCCAGAAGAAGCTTGCCGACATGCAGACCGAGATCGCGCTGGGACTGCAGGCGGCGCTGCGGGTTGGGCGGCTCATGGACGGCGCGCAGGCGGCTCCCGAGATGATCTCGCTCATCAAGCGCAACAACTGCGGCAAGGCACTCGACATCGCGCGGATGGCCCGCGACATGCACGGCGGCAACGGCATCCAGATCGAATACGGCGTGATGCGTCACGCGGCGAACCTCGAGACGGTGAACACCTACGAGGGCACGCACGACGTGCACGCGCTGATCCTCGGGCGGGCACAGACCGGCATCCAGGCGTTTTTCTGA
- a CDS encoding glutathione S-transferase family protein, giving the protein MTIKLYCFGESGNAYKAALPLELSGLDWEPVKVDFFNGETRTPEYRASVNEMGEAPVMVDGDIRLTQSGVIQSYVTEKCGKFGGTTPEEAREVMRWVFWDNHKLSSQAGMTRFLANFLSEAKRPAEVIAFMQGRLKAAYQVLDAHLAGREWVVGDGPTNADFSCCGYLFYPEPFGFTRADWPEIDRWLSNIEALDGWKHPYDLMPGSPADRV; this is encoded by the coding sequence ATGACGATCAAGCTCTACTGCTTCGGCGAATCCGGCAATGCCTACAAGGCGGCGCTGCCGCTCGAGCTCTCCGGGCTGGACTGGGAGCCGGTAAAGGTCGACTTCTTCAATGGCGAGACCCGGACACCGGAATACCGCGCCTCGGTCAACGAGATGGGCGAGGCACCGGTCATGGTCGACGGCGACATCCGGCTCACCCAGTCCGGCGTCATCCAGTCCTACGTGACGGAGAAGTGCGGAAAGTTCGGCGGCACGACGCCGGAAGAGGCACGTGAGGTCATGCGCTGGGTGTTCTGGGACAACCACAAGCTCTCGAGCCAGGCCGGCATGACCCGCTTCCTCGCGAACTTCCTGTCCGAAGCGAAGCGGCCTGCCGAGGTGATCGCATTCATGCAGGGGCGCCTGAAGGCCGCGTACCAGGTGCTCGACGCGCATCTGGCGGGCCGGGAGTGGGTCGTCGGCGACGGCCCGACCAACGCCGATTTCTCCTGCTGCGGCTATCTCTTCTACCCGGAGCCCTTCGGCTTCACCCGCGCCGACTGGCCGGAAATCGACCGCTGGCTGTCGAACATCGAGGCGCTCGACGGCTGGAAACACCCCTACGACCTGATGCCGGGATCGCCCGCAGATCGGGTCTGA
- a CDS encoding PaaI family thioesterase codes for MCADKAELARSFIRLIPQARALNMDILEIGEGIAVIRMPYDPELIGDPDTGVIHGGAVSTLMDTCGGAATMAHPSNPGGTATISLRIDYLRGATPGQAIVARAECHHVTRSVAFVRATAHDDDTGNPVATATGTFTVERKP; via the coding sequence ATGTGCGCCGACAAGGCCGAGCTGGCCCGCAGCTTCATCCGCCTGATTCCCCAGGCGCGGGCGCTGAACATGGACATCCTCGAGATCGGCGAGGGCATCGCCGTCATCCGCATGCCCTATGATCCCGAACTGATCGGTGACCCCGACACCGGCGTGATCCACGGCGGCGCGGTCTCGACCCTGATGGACACCTGCGGCGGTGCCGCGACCATGGCGCACCCGTCGAACCCGGGTGGCACGGCGACCATCAGCCTGCGCATCGACTACCTGCGCGGCGCGACGCCGGGGCAGGCGATCGTGGCCCGGGCGGAATGCCATCACGTGACCCGCTCGGTGGCCTTCGTGCGCGCCACCGCGCATGACGACGACACCGGCAATCCGGTCGCCACCGCCACCGGCACCTTCACCGTGGAGCGCAAGCCATGA
- a CDS encoding MerR family transcriptional regulator translates to MSDEQFMTIREMCDLFEVTPRTLRFYEQKELLFPRREGQKRLFTRRDRARLKLILRGKRFGFSLEEIRQLLDLYDMGDQQQTQIARTYEIAQARLDDLIRQRDELNTAINELKEQLEWGERMLGQIQHRKAG, encoded by the coding sequence ATGAGCGACGAGCAATTTATGACGATCCGCGAGATGTGCGACCTCTTCGAAGTCACGCCCCGGACCCTGCGCTTCTACGAGCAGAAGGAGCTGCTCTTCCCTAGGCGCGAGGGGCAGAAACGGCTCTTCACCCGGCGCGACCGCGCCCGCCTGAAGCTGATCCTGCGCGGCAAGCGCTTCGGCTTCAGCCTGGAAGAGATCCGCCAGCTGCTCGACCTCTACGACATGGGCGACCAGCAGCAGACGCAGATCGCCCGCACCTACGAGATCGCACAGGCGCGGCTCGACGACCTGATCCGTCAGCGCGACGAGCTGAACACCGCGATCAACGAACTGAAGGAACAGCTGGAGTGGGGCGAGCGGATGCTCGGCCAGATCCAGCATCGAAAGGCCGGCTGA
- a CDS encoding 3-hydroxyacyl-CoA dehydrogenase NAD-binding domain-containing protein, whose amino-acid sequence MTQHFTIATDAEGVATITWDTPGKSMNVMSIEGFHQLDGLIDNALADDAIKGIVITSGKPGSFAGGMDLNVIAKMRDDGGDDPAAGIFEGIMSIHTILRKIERAGMDERNKGGKPIACVLPGTALGIGFEIPLACHRIFAADNPKAKIGLPEIMVGIFPGAGGTTRLSRKLGAMAASPFLLEGKLSDPKKAKAAGLIDEVCDDPLDAAKQWVLAAKDADIVKPWDAKGWKMPGGAPYHPAGFMTFVGASAMVNGKTKGVYPAAKAMLSAVYEGALVPFDTALKIEARWFTNVLLNPSSSAMIRSLFINKEALEKGANRPEAPDQSVKKLGVLGAGMMGAGITFVAAQAGIEVVLLDQSREAAEKGKGYTADYMDKGIARRKATPEKKEAVLSKITATDDYAQLAGCDLIVEAVFEDPKVKAGVTQEVLKHVGPDCIFATNTSTLPISELAKASDTPEQFIGIHFFSPVEKMMLVEIIKGRETGDRAVAKALDFVRQIRKTPIVVNDARFFYANRCIIPYINEGIRMVAEGVSPALIENAAKLVGMPLGPLQLVDETSIDLGVKIARATRAAMGDAYADGAVDEVLFWLADEGRLGRKAGAGFYAYDEKGKRSGLWEGLSATYPLSETQPALTEVQHRLLFAQVLEAVRALEEGVLEDIREGDVGAILGWGFAPWSGGPFSWLDMLGAAYAAERCDALSETYGPRFACPQLLRDMAEDGETFYERFASDKAAA is encoded by the coding sequence ATGACGCAGCATTTCACCATCGCCACCGACGCCGAGGGCGTCGCCACCATCACCTGGGACACGCCGGGCAAATCGATGAACGTGATGAGCATCGAGGGCTTCCACCAGCTCGACGGGCTGATCGACAACGCGCTCGCCGACGACGCGATCAAGGGCATCGTCATCACCAGCGGCAAGCCCGGCAGCTTCGCCGGCGGCATGGATCTCAACGTGATCGCAAAGATGCGCGACGATGGCGGTGACGATCCCGCCGCCGGCATCTTCGAGGGCATCATGTCCATCCACACCATCCTGCGAAAGATCGAACGCGCGGGCATGGACGAGCGCAACAAGGGCGGCAAGCCGATCGCCTGCGTCCTGCCCGGCACCGCGCTCGGCATCGGCTTCGAGATCCCGCTGGCCTGCCACCGGATCTTCGCGGCCGACAACCCGAAGGCCAAGATCGGCCTGCCCGAGATCATGGTCGGCATCTTCCCCGGCGCCGGCGGCACCACGCGGCTCAGCCGCAAGCTCGGCGCCATGGCGGCCTCGCCCTTCCTGCTCGAGGGCAAGCTCTCGGACCCGAAAAAGGCCAAGGCCGCCGGCCTGATCGACGAGGTCTGCGACGATCCGCTGGACGCTGCCAAGCAGTGGGTGCTCGCAGCCAAGGACGCCGACATCGTGAAACCCTGGGACGCCAAGGGCTGGAAGATGCCCGGCGGCGCGCCCTATCACCCGGCGGGTTTCATGACCTTCGTCGGCGCCAGCGCCATGGTCAACGGCAAGACCAAGGGGGTCTACCCGGCGGCCAAGGCCATGCTCAGCGCCGTCTACGAGGGCGCACTCGTGCCCTTCGACACCGCGCTCAAGATCGAGGCGCGCTGGTTCACCAACGTGTTGCTGAACCCCTCCTCCTCGGCGATGATCCGGTCGCTCTTCATCAACAAGGAAGCGCTCGAGAAGGGTGCGAACCGCCCCGAGGCTCCCGACCAGTCGGTGAAGAAGCTCGGCGTGCTCGGCGCCGGCATGATGGGCGCGGGCATCACCTTCGTCGCGGCGCAGGCCGGCATCGAGGTGGTGCTGCTCGACCAGTCGCGCGAGGCCGCCGAGAAGGGCAAGGGCTACACCGCGGACTACATGGACAAGGGCATTGCCCGCCGCAAGGCCACGCCCGAGAAGAAGGAGGCAGTGCTCTCGAAGATCACCGCCACCGACGATTACGCGCAGCTTGCCGGCTGCGACCTGATCGTCGAGGCGGTCTTCGAGGACCCGAAGGTCAAGGCCGGGGTCACGCAAGAGGTGCTCAAGCACGTGGGCCCGGACTGCATCTTCGCCACCAACACCTCGACCCTGCCGATCTCGGAACTGGCGAAAGCATCGGATACTCCGGAGCAGTTCATCGGGATCCACTTCTTCTCGCCGGTCGAGAAGATGATGCTGGTCGAGATCATCAAGGGCCGCGAGACCGGCGACCGGGCGGTGGCCAAGGCGCTCGATTTCGTGCGCCAGATCCGCAAGACGCCGATCGTGGTAAACGACGCGCGCTTCTTCTACGCCAACCGCTGCATCATCCCCTACATCAACGAGGGCATCCGCATGGTGGCCGAGGGCGTCTCGCCCGCGCTCATCGAGAACGCGGCGAAGCTCGTCGGCATGCCACTGGGCCCGCTGCAACTGGTCGACGAGACCTCGATCGACCTCGGCGTGAAGATCGCCAGGGCGACCCGCGCGGCGATGGGCGACGCCTATGCCGATGGCGCGGTGGATGAGGTGCTGTTCTGGCTCGCCGATGAGGGCCGGCTCGGGCGCAAGGCCGGCGCCGGCTTCTACGCCTACGACGAGAAGGGCAAGCGCAGCGGCCTCTGGGAGGGGCTCTCGGCGACATACCCGCTGTCCGAGACCCAGCCCGCGCTCACCGAGGTGCAGCATCGCCTGCTCTTCGCACAGGTGCTCGAGGCGGTGCGCGCGCTCGAGGAAGGCGTGCTCGAGGACATCCGCGAGGGCGACGTCGGCGCCATCCTCGGCTGGGGCTTCGCACCGTGGTCGGGCGGCCCGTTCAGCTGGCTCGACATGCTGGGCGCCGCCTATGCCGCCGAGCGCTGCGATGCCCTGAGCGAAACCTATGGCCCCCGCTTCGCCTGCCCGCAGCTCCTGCGCGACATGGCCGAAGACGGCGAGACGTTCTACGAGCGCTTCGCCTCCGACAAGGCCGCGGCCTGA
- a CDS encoding acetyl-CoA C-acetyltransferase encodes MTDAYIYDALRTPRGKGRKDGALHEVTSLRLSALTLNALAERNGLEGHAVEDVIWGNATQVAEQGGCLARSAVLASDLDQRIPGLSINRFCASGMEAVNLAANQVQGGAGEAYIAGGVEMMGRVAMGSDGAAIAVDPSLAMKSYFVPQGISADIIATEYGFSRDDVDALAIESQNRAAAAWADGRFSKSVVPVRDQNGLAILERDEAMRPGTDMQALGALKPSFKEMGEVMPGFDQLALMKYPHLERIEHVHHAGNSSGIVDGAAGVLIGSKAFGEGHGLKPRARIRATAKIGTDPTIMLTGPVPVTEKILRDSGMGIGDIDLFEVNEAFASVVLRFMQAFDVDHSRVNVNGGAIALGHPLGATGAIIIGTLLDELERSGKGTGLATLCVASGMGAATIIERV; translated from the coding sequence ATGACCGACGCCTATATCTACGACGCGCTGCGCACGCCGCGCGGCAAGGGCCGCAAGGACGGCGCACTGCACGAGGTGACCTCGCTGCGCCTCTCGGCGCTGACGCTGAACGCGCTCGCCGAGCGCAACGGCCTCGAGGGCCACGCGGTCGAAGACGTGATCTGGGGCAATGCCACCCAGGTCGCCGAACAGGGCGGCTGCCTCGCGCGCTCGGCCGTGCTGGCCTCGGACCTCGACCAGCGCATTCCGGGCCTGTCAATCAACCGCTTCTGCGCTTCCGGGATGGAGGCGGTGAACCTTGCCGCGAACCAGGTTCAGGGTGGCGCCGGCGAGGCCTATATCGCCGGCGGCGTCGAAATGATGGGACGCGTCGCCATGGGCAGCGACGGCGCGGCGATCGCGGTCGATCCGAGCCTTGCGATGAAGAGCTACTTCGTGCCACAGGGCATCTCGGCCGACATCATCGCCACCGAGTACGGCTTCAGCCGCGACGACGTGGACGCGCTCGCGATCGAATCCCAGAACCGCGCCGCCGCCGCCTGGGCGGACGGTCGCTTCTCGAAATCGGTGGTCCCGGTGCGCGACCAGAACGGTCTCGCGATTCTTGAACGGGACGAGGCCATGCGCCCCGGCACCGACATGCAGGCGCTCGGCGCACTGAAGCCGAGTTTCAAGGAGATGGGCGAGGTCATGCCCGGCTTCGACCAGCTCGCACTGATGAAATACCCGCATCTCGAGCGCATCGAGCACGTGCACCACGCGGGCAACAGCTCGGGCATCGTCGACGGCGCCGCCGGCGTGCTGATCGGCTCGAAGGCCTTTGGCGAGGGGCATGGTCTCAAGCCACGCGCCCGCATCCGTGCCACCGCCAAGATCGGCACCGATCCGACCATCATGCTGACCGGCCCTGTGCCGGTGACCGAAAAGATCCTGCGCGACAGCGGCATGGGCATCGGCGACATCGACCTTTTCGAAGTGAACGAGGCCTTCGCCTCGGTGGTGTTGCGCTTCATGCAGGCCTTCGACGTCGATCATTCCAGGGTCAATGTGAACGGCGGCGCCATCGCGCTGGGGCATCCGCTGGGCGCCACGGGCGCCATCATCATCGGCACGCTGCTCGACGAGCTCGAGCGCAGCGGCAAGGGCACAGGCCTTGCCACGCTCTGCGTCGCGTCCGGCATGGGCGCGGCCACGATCATCGAGCGCGTGTAA
- a CDS encoding acyl-CoA dehydrogenase C-terminal domain-containing protein: MPSYTAPVRDMQFLLHDVLEVSQAGIPGYEELDRDTTGAILEEAAKLAENVLAPLNPVGDAQGCRLENGVVRTPDGFKAAFDQMREGGWTALDCDPEYGGQGLPYLMSTAVGEMFSAANMAFNMYQGLTHGAYNAIHAHGSEEQKATYLPKMVSCEWGGTMNLTEPHCGTDLGLIRTRAEPQDDGSYRITGNKIWISAGEHDMVENIVHLVLAKIPGGPEGVKGISLFIVPKFLVNEDGSLGARNAVSCGGLESKMGIHGNATCVMNYDGATGFLVGEAHKGMRAMFTMMNEARLGVGLQGYAQGVVAYENALGFAKERQQGRAVTGAQMPDAPADTIMVHPDVRRNLMDQKSITEGARAFVFWGASLIDQAHRSQDKQAEGLISLLTPVIKGFLTDKGFETCVLAQQTLGGSGFTREWGLEQFVRDARITMIYEGTNGVQSLDLVGRKLAADGGKPVMGFFEMVKSFIAENKGADADFDTQFLEPLKAASKDLQSAAMFFMQNGMKSPDEALSGSYDFMHLFGHVCLGFMWGRMALAARKGLEAGGDKAFLNAKIATGRYYMARQLPATSMHRARIESGAAPVMALDAESF, encoded by the coding sequence ATGCCAAGCTACACCGCCCCCGTCCGGGACATGCAGTTCCTGCTGCACGACGTCCTGGAGGTCAGCCAGGCCGGAATTCCCGGCTACGAGGAGCTTGACCGCGACACCACCGGCGCGATTCTCGAGGAGGCCGCGAAACTCGCGGAGAACGTGCTGGCACCGCTCAACCCCGTGGGCGACGCGCAGGGTTGCCGGCTCGAAAACGGCGTCGTGCGTACGCCCGATGGCTTCAAGGCGGCCTTCGACCAGATGCGCGAGGGCGGCTGGACCGCGCTCGACTGCGATCCGGAGTATGGCGGCCAGGGCCTGCCCTACCTGATGTCGACGGCGGTGGGCGAAATGTTCTCGGCCGCCAACATGGCCTTCAACATGTACCAGGGCCTGACCCACGGGGCCTACAACGCGATCCACGCGCATGGCTCGGAGGAGCAGAAGGCCACCTACCTGCCGAAGATGGTGAGCTGCGAATGGGGCGGCACCATGAACCTGACCGAGCCGCATTGCGGCACCGACCTCGGGCTCATCCGCACCAGGGCGGAGCCGCAGGACGACGGCAGCTACCGCATCACCGGCAACAAGATCTGGATCTCGGCCGGCGAGCACGACATGGTCGAGAACATCGTGCACCTCGTGCTGGCGAAGATCCCCGGCGGCCCCGAGGGCGTGAAGGGCATCTCGCTCTTCATCGTTCCGAAATTCCTGGTGAACGAGGACGGCTCGCTCGGCGCGCGCAACGCGGTGAGCTGCGGCGGGCTCGAAAGCAAGATGGGGATCCACGGCAACGCCACCTGCGTGATGAACTACGACGGCGCGACCGGCTTCCTCGTGGGCGAGGCGCACAAGGGGATGCGCGCCATGTTCACCATGATGAACGAGGCGCGGCTGGGCGTGGGCCTGCAAGGCTACGCGCAGGGCGTCGTGGCCTACGAAAACGCGCTCGGCTTCGCGAAGGAGCGCCAGCAGGGCCGCGCGGTGACCGGCGCGCAGATGCCCGACGCACCCGCGGACACGATCATGGTGCACCCCGATGTGCGCCGGAACCTGATGGACCAGAAATCCATCACCGAGGGCGCCCGCGCCTTCGTGTTCTGGGGCGCATCGCTGATCGACCAGGCGCACCGCTCGCAGGACAAGCAGGCCGAGGGGCTGATCTCGCTGCTGACCCCGGTGATCAAGGGCTTCCTGACCGACAAGGGCTTCGAGACCTGCGTGCTTGCCCAGCAGACGCTCGGGGGCTCGGGCTTCACCCGCGAATGGGGGCTCGAGCAGTTCGTTCGGGACGCGCGGATCACGATGATCTACGAGGGTACCAACGGCGTGCAGTCCTTGGACCTCGTGGGCCGCAAGCTCGCCGCGGATGGCGGCAAGCCAGTGATGGGCTTCTTCGAGATGGTCAAGAGCTTCATCGCCGAGAACAAGGGCGCCGATGCCGATTTCGACACGCAGTTCCTCGAGCCGCTGAAGGCCGCGTCGAAGGACCTGCAGTCGGCGGCGATGTTCTTCATGCAGAACGGCATGAAATCTCCCGACGAGGCGCTTTCGGGATCCTATGATTTCATGCACCTCTTCGGGCATGTCTGCCTGGGGTTCATGTGGGGGCGCATGGCACTGGCGGCGCGCAAGGGTCTCGAGGCCGGCGGCGACAAGGCGTTCCTAAACGCCAAGATCGCCACGGGGCGCTACTACATGGCGCGGCAGCTACCGGCGACGTCGATGCACCGCGCCCGGATCGAGAGCGGCGCGGCCCCGGTGATGGCGCTGGACGCGGAAAGCTTCTGA